The following are encoded in a window of Brevibacillus ruminantium genomic DNA:
- a CDS encoding TasA family protein, which produces MKWEQVKHWPWKRIALGTAVISSIIISTGFGTYAYFTSSVEESSTFAAGKLEISLGENKARFETDDDRPFLPGVRFSKTLTVQNRSDVPVKYALLAEKEDGDDIVYNQLVVEVRREGEGGELLYHGRVNQLNQANVVIAELPKNDSDQLHFSVYLPESTGNDVQQKSADVTFGFLATQQENGHYFAQGGPVMTFTPQDLNGIKLAETLRLASKEAERDSAKGMTFVLEEGSYDLSSMKLPEKITWKAAPGKEGKVIVRADELQVSNAAFEGIRFEGRGTGLYVGSNVSFSGCTFDGSFDAAIRPKPDLSGEKTLEGLTVKDSVFSGAQEAIVVDQTMKAVFIANNTFQAVNHAVVVASQKESEVQMVGNDFTRVNKYAVDSGGVRVGDGIEGFRETSEVNGDVQKLALHLFKADLYFEDNKY; this is translated from the coding sequence ATGAAGTGGGAACAGGTCAAACACTGGCCATGGAAGCGGATCGCGCTTGGAACGGCTGTGATTTCCTCGATTATCATCAGTACCGGCTTTGGGACTTATGCGTACTTTACCAGTTCCGTGGAGGAATCCAGTACATTTGCCGCGGGCAAGCTGGAGATTTCACTGGGGGAGAACAAAGCCCGGTTTGAGACCGATGACGACCGTCCGTTTTTGCCCGGCGTCCGGTTCAGCAAAACACTGACGGTTCAAAATCGCAGTGACGTTCCGGTCAAATATGCGCTTTTGGCGGAAAAAGAAGACGGTGATGACATCGTCTACAATCAGTTGGTCGTGGAAGTAAGAAGAGAGGGCGAGGGCGGCGAGCTGCTCTACCACGGGCGGGTCAATCAGCTCAACCAGGCCAATGTCGTGATTGCCGAACTGCCCAAAAATGACAGCGACCAGCTTCATTTTTCTGTGTATCTGCCGGAGAGCACGGGAAATGACGTCCAGCAAAAGTCGGCAGATGTGACATTCGGATTTTTAGCCACCCAGCAGGAAAACGGTCATTATTTTGCCCAGGGCGGCCCTGTCATGACCTTTACCCCGCAGGACCTGAACGGAATCAAGCTGGCGGAAACCTTGCGGCTGGCCAGCAAGGAAGCGGAGCGGGACAGCGCCAAAGGAATGACCTTTGTGCTGGAGGAAGGCAGTTATGATCTGTCCTCCATGAAACTGCCGGAAAAGATCACGTGGAAAGCGGCCCCCGGCAAAGAGGGCAAGGTGATCGTGCGTGCTGATGAACTGCAGGTGAGCAACGCGGCGTTTGAGGGAATCCGCTTTGAGGGCAGGGGGACAGGCTTGTATGTGGGGTCCAATGTCAGCTTTAGCGGCTGCACCTTTGACGGCAGCTTCGATGCGGCGATCCGGCCAAAACCGGATCTCTCCGGTGAGAAGACGCTGGAGGGACTGACGGTTAAAGACAGCGTCTTTAGCGGGGCGCAGGAAGCGATCGTGGTGGATCAGACGATGAAGGCGGTGTTCATTGCCAACAATACATTCCAGGCTGTCAATCACGCTGTCGTCGTTGCCAGTCAAAAAGAGTCCGAGGTTCAAATGGTCGGCAATGACTTTACGCGGGTAAACAAATACGCAGTAGACAGCGGCGGTGTTCGGGTAGGAGATGGAATCGAGGGATTCAGGGAGACAAGCGAGGTGAACGGAGATGTCCAAAAACTCGCCCTTCATCTCTTCAAAGCAGACCTCTATTTCGAAGACAACAAATACTGA
- a CDS encoding signal peptidase I, with protein MKLLKKSISILTSLFLILVIVITGILFVGKISGGKTVLFGSQIMVVLSGSMSPAFDTGSIVAVKPVDFKDVKENDIITFKDPEGLTITHRVVEVGEGQLITKGDANDGKDTAPVTPDRLIGKVQYSVPWVGYFIEFAKSGLGMLIMLAVPGIYLIVSQVWKLLRMIKEEEAKTAAKTQP; from the coding sequence GTGAAGCTACTGAAAAAAAGCATATCGATTCTGACGAGTCTGTTCCTGATCCTGGTCATAGTGATTACGGGTATTCTCTTCGTCGGCAAGATCAGCGGGGGAAAAACAGTCCTGTTCGGAAGTCAGATCATGGTGGTACTCAGCGGCTCGATGTCTCCGGCCTTTGACACTGGCAGTATTGTCGCTGTCAAGCCGGTCGATTTCAAGGATGTGAAAGAGAACGACATCATTACCTTCAAGGACCCGGAAGGCCTGACGATCACCCACCGCGTCGTTGAGGTAGGAGAGGGACAACTGATTACCAAAGGGGACGCCAATGACGGCAAGGACACAGCCCCGGTCACGCCAGATCGTCTGATCGGTAAAGTGCAGTATTCCGTTCCTTGGGTCGGATACTTCATCGAGTTTGCCAAATCGGGTCTGGGAATGCTGATCATGCTCGCAGTGCCGGGAATCTATCTGATCGTCAGCCAGGTCTGGAAGCTGCTTCGGATGATCAAGGAAGAGGAAGCAAAGACGGCAGCCAAAACGCAGCCATAA
- a CDS encoding TasA family protein produces the protein MGLKKQFAVTLASVGLGAALIGGGTFAWFNATTAIENNTFAAGKMEIGATPAESVFQVENMKPGDWFERTFEITNTGTIDINKLLMSIDYSINDVKGDNGADDLDNHLKVYWLSSADPNIPVSERIIIHPRNGKTLKELKAGGDLDISSWATKLLTLPPDTTDEIYLGIEFHDDNTDQNRFQEDSLNLTLKLEGKQTAGEPK, from the coding sequence ATGGGCTTGAAAAAGCAATTTGCAGTCACACTGGCTTCCGTAGGACTGGGCGCAGCGTTGATCGGCGGGGGAACCTTTGCATGGTTTAACGCTACGACAGCGATCGAAAACAACACATTTGCCGCTGGTAAAATGGAAATCGGCGCGACACCCGCTGAATCCGTATTCCAAGTGGAGAACATGAAGCCGGGCGACTGGTTTGAAAGAACATTCGAAATCACCAATACAGGCACCATCGACATTAACAAATTGCTCATGAGCATTGATTACAGCATTAATGACGTAAAAGGTGACAACGGTGCAGACGATCTCGACAACCATCTGAAAGTGTATTGGCTGTCCAGTGCTGACCCGAACATCCCGGTTTCCGAGCGCATCATCATCCACCCGCGCAACGGAAAAACTCTGAAAGAACTGAAAGCCGGCGGCGATTTGGATATCAGCAGCTGGGCGACAAAACTGCTCACTCTGCCTCCTGACACGACTGACGAAATCTACCTGGGTATCGAGTTCCATGATGACAACACCGACCAAAACCGCTTCCAGGAAGACAGCCTCAACCTGACGCTGAAGCTCGAAGGCAAGCAAACAGCTGGCGAGCCAAAATAA
- a CDS encoding homocysteine synthase, with amino-acid sequence MSEQKQWKPETIALHGGQYVDPVTGSRAVPIYQTTSYVFRDTEHAANLFALKELGNIYSRIMNPTQDVFEQRVAQLEGGVGALATSSGQAAITFSILNIAGAGDEIVSSSHLYGGTYNLFAHTLGKLGIKVHFVDPSNPENFRAAINDKTKAVFTETIGNPRIDVVDLEAIAAIAHENGIPLIVDNTFATPLLCRPFEHGADIVVHSTTKFIGGHGTAIGGIIVDSGKFDWNNGKFPGLTTPDPSYHGVVFTEAVGPLAYIIKARVQLQRDIGAAVAPFNSFLFLQGLETLHLRIERHSENTLAVARYLEQHEAVEWVNYPGLESSPYYELAQKYLPKGAGAILTFGIRGGVEEGKRLIESLKLFSHLANVGDSKSLVIHPASTTHQQMTAEEQLAAGVTPGLIRLSIGTEAIDDIIDDLEQALQAALQVSNA; translated from the coding sequence ATGTCAGAACAAAAACAGTGGAAGCCGGAAACCATTGCCCTGCACGGAGGACAGTATGTTGACCCTGTGACGGGTTCCCGAGCCGTCCCCATCTACCAAACCACCTCTTATGTGTTCCGCGATACGGAGCATGCTGCCAACCTGTTTGCCCTCAAAGAGCTGGGCAATATCTACTCCCGCATCATGAACCCGACACAGGATGTGTTTGAACAGCGCGTCGCGCAGCTTGAGGGCGGTGTCGGAGCCCTGGCAACTTCATCGGGCCAGGCGGCCATCACTTTCTCGATCCTGAACATTGCGGGTGCCGGAGACGAGATCGTTTCTTCCAGCCATTTGTATGGCGGCACTTATAATCTATTTGCTCATACGCTGGGGAAACTGGGCATCAAGGTTCATTTCGTCGATCCCTCCAATCCAGAGAATTTCCGCGCTGCGATCAATGACAAAACAAAAGCGGTGTTCACGGAAACCATCGGGAATCCGCGAATTGATGTGGTTGATCTGGAAGCGATTGCGGCTATCGCTCATGAAAATGGCATTCCGCTGATCGTCGACAATACGTTCGCTACCCCTCTGCTCTGCCGTCCCTTTGAGCATGGCGCTGACATCGTAGTTCACTCCACCACCAAATTTATCGGCGGCCATGGCACGGCAATTGGCGGCATTATCGTCGACTCCGGCAAATTTGACTGGAACAACGGCAAATTCCCCGGACTGACTACGCCAGACCCGAGCTATCACGGCGTTGTCTTTACGGAAGCAGTCGGCCCGCTGGCCTACATCATCAAGGCGCGTGTGCAGCTTCAGCGGGATATCGGGGCGGCAGTTGCTCCGTTCAACTCCTTCTTGTTCTTGCAGGGGCTGGAGACCCTTCATCTGCGGATCGAGCGCCACAGCGAAAACACGCTGGCCGTCGCCCGTTATCTGGAGCAGCATGAAGCCGTCGAGTGGGTCAACTATCCTGGACTGGAAAGCAGCCCGTATTATGAACTGGCGCAAAAGTACCTGCCGAAAGGGGCGGGAGCCATCCTCACCTTTGGCATCCGCGGGGGAGTCGAGGAAGGGAAGAGGCTGATTGAATCCCTCAAGCTGTTCTCCCATCTGGCCAATGTGGGCGATTCCAAGTCCTTGGTGATCCATCCTGCCAGCACCACTCACCAGCAAATGACTGCCGAGGAGCAGCTTGCCGCCGGTGTCACTCCGGGGCTGATCCGCCTCTCTATCGGTACAGAAGCGATCGACGATATCATCGACGATCTGGAACAAGCGCTGCAAGCAGCCCTGCAGGTTAGCAACGCGTAG
- a CDS encoding cytochrome ubiquinol oxidase subunit I: MELDNTMLARILTSLTLGFHIIFAALGVGIPIIISIAEWLGIRKKDPMYTLMARRWVKGFTVTVAVGVVTGTCIGLQLSLLWPSFMKVAGEAIALPLFLETFAFFFEAIFLGIYLYTWDRFKNPYIHWLFSIPVVIGSTASAFFIMTVNAFMNAPQGFTLVDGSIVDVQPLAAMFNPATPTKAGHMILSSYATSAFVLAAIAAWKLLRGNGHEYHRKALNFTVALALLFSFGTALYGDFAGKYLAKYQPAKLAAAEWHFETKPQSPLILGGVLDPETMEVRNALKLPYALSILATGSPNGEVMGLDQIPRELWPPLFIHYLFDGMVAIGMYMLVVPILYFIWRRWKKGQVPRAILHAIFWGAPLAILAIELGWIFSEIGRQPWILVGYMKTQHAATTADNVGEMLVMFSLLYAFLAIVSSIVLKRMFKNKPVELELK; encoded by the coding sequence ATGGAACTGGATAATACCATGCTTGCACGCATTTTGACGTCGCTGACGCTGGGATTTCACATCATCTTCGCGGCATTGGGCGTCGGTATTCCGATTATCATTTCGATTGCCGAGTGGCTGGGAATCCGCAAAAAGGACCCGATGTATACACTGATGGCCCGCCGCTGGGTAAAAGGCTTTACCGTTACCGTTGCGGTCGGTGTCGTGACCGGTACATGTATCGGTCTGCAGCTCAGCTTACTGTGGCCAAGCTTTATGAAGGTAGCCGGTGAGGCCATTGCCCTGCCTCTGTTTTTGGAGACGTTTGCTTTTTTCTTTGAAGCGATTTTCCTGGGGATCTATCTCTATACCTGGGATCGGTTTAAAAATCCGTATATTCACTGGCTGTTCTCGATACCGGTTGTCATCGGTTCGACGGCTTCTGCTTTCTTCATTATGACGGTGAACGCTTTTATGAATGCGCCTCAGGGCTTTACCCTGGTAGACGGCTCGATTGTCGACGTTCAACCGTTGGCAGCGATGTTCAATCCGGCGACGCCGACCAAAGCGGGCCACATGATTTTGTCCTCGTATGCGACCTCGGCCTTTGTCCTTGCGGCGATTGCAGCGTGGAAGCTGCTCCGGGGAAACGGGCACGAATACCATCGCAAGGCGCTGAATTTTACCGTGGCACTGGCCCTGCTGTTTTCCTTTGGAACCGCGCTGTACGGCGATTTTGCGGGGAAGTATCTGGCCAAATACCAACCGGCCAAGCTGGCCGCAGCCGAGTGGCATTTTGAGACAAAGCCGCAGTCTCCTTTGATTCTGGGCGGAGTTCTCGACCCCGAGACCATGGAAGTGAGAAACGCCCTGAAGCTTCCCTATGCACTCAGTATCCTGGCGACCGGTTCACCTAACGGGGAAGTGATGGGACTGGACCAAATCCCTCGGGAGCTTTGGCCGCCGCTGTTTATTCACTATCTTTTTGACGGCATGGTCGCCATCGGCATGTACATGCTGGTTGTCCCGATTCTGTACTTTATCTGGCGCCGCTGGAAAAAAGGGCAGGTGCCGCGAGCGATTCTGCATGCGATCTTCTGGGGCGCTCCGCTGGCGATCCTGGCGATCGAGCTGGGCTGGATTTTCAGTGAGATCGGACGGCAGCCATGGATTCTCGTCGGCTACATGAAGACGCAGCACGCGGCGACGACAGCAGACAACGTCGGCGAAATGCTCGTGATGTTCAGCCTTCTGTACGCGTTCCTGGCGATCGTCAGCTCGATTGTGCTGAAGCGGATGTTCAAAAACAAGCCAGTTGAGCTGGAACTGAAGTAA
- a CDS encoding cytochrome d ubiquinol oxidase subunit II, which translates to MSMETLAITVLWIFLYGYIIVASIDFGAGFFSFFSKITKRDHIVNGIIERYLSPVWEVTNVFLIFFMVGLIGFFPDTAYYYGTALLVPGSIFLVLQSLRGSFYAFAHYGARNSTAYLFVYGVTGLFIPASLSTILTISEGGYIEQTAGGEVILNMGKLLTSSYSWSVVALALVSVLYISASFLTFYADRAQDTAAVKLLRSFAIGWSLPTIFASFLVFLSIHRHNPEHFDKMMDVSWLFLLSFASFCGALALQLKRRNYGWAFVLVMLQFAFAFFGYGIAHLPYLLYPYVTITDSINSPAMGQALVIGLIAGLFLLIPSLILLLKLFLFDAKYVQGRPIQK; encoded by the coding sequence ATGTCTATGGAAACATTGGCGATCACGGTGCTGTGGATTTTCCTGTACGGCTACATCATCGTCGCTTCGATTGACTTTGGTGCCGGGTTCTTCTCGTTTTTCAGCAAAATCACGAAGCGCGACCATATTGTCAACGGGATCATCGAGCGGTATCTGTCGCCTGTCTGGGAAGTGACCAACGTCTTTTTGATCTTCTTCATGGTCGGCCTGATCGGGTTTTTCCCGGATACGGCGTACTACTACGGTACCGCACTGTTGGTTCCTGGGAGCATCTTTCTCGTTCTGCAGTCGCTACGGGGCTCGTTTTACGCGTTTGCCCACTACGGCGCGCGCAACAGTACGGCGTACCTCTTTGTCTACGGGGTGACGGGTCTGTTTATCCCGGCCTCTTTGTCCACCATCCTGACGATTTCGGAGGGCGGATATATCGAGCAGACGGCTGGCGGTGAAGTGATCTTGAACATGGGCAAGCTGTTGACCAGCTCCTATTCGTGGTCCGTGGTGGCGCTCGCCCTGGTCAGCGTGCTGTACATCAGCGCCAGCTTCCTGACCTTTTATGCAGACCGGGCGCAAGATACAGCGGCAGTCAAGCTGCTTCGCTCTTTCGCGATCGGCTGGAGCCTGCCGACGATCTTTGCCAGCTTCCTGGTGTTTCTCTCGATTCACCGGCACAACCCCGAGCACTTTGACAAAATGATGGATGTGAGCTGGCTGTTTCTGCTCTCCTTTGCCAGCTTCTGCGGTGCCTTGGCCCTGCAACTGAAAAGGCGCAATTACGGCTGGGCGTTCGTCCTGGTCATGCTGCAATTTGCCTTTGCCTTCTTTGGCTACGGCATCGCTCATCTGCCGTACCTGCTTTACCCGTATGTCACGATTACGGACAGCATCAACAGTCCGGCCATGGGGCAGGCGCTGGTGATTGGCTTGATCGCAGGACTATTCCTGCTGATTCCGTCGCTCATTCTGCTCTTGAAGCTGTTCCTCTTTGACGCCAAATACGTGCAGGGTCGTCCGATTCAAAAATAG